One window of Misgurnus anguillicaudatus chromosome 13, ASM2758022v2, whole genome shotgun sequence genomic DNA carries:
- the LOC129430365 gene encoding interferon-induced very large GTPase 1-like: MLNYRARYIKTKETNEQHHTQQRHNDLSEDEGDLFDEMPLSDEVISTPDSIHLMDVQMAVFHCADSFLKQLMVTKLSQCQFALPLLVPHPFTQQIEFPLWTFRQINKSWKMKNTDNEIISKVEPVYKAETPMVSFFRFGSVSSSKSQLMNSLINEKHNTFFHRNCRGSSKTRVLMDGVVEIAWYCPSAKDTDKFTDCVAFCNLHGDAGANEKQMQILTDMSSVNVLLLSQLNKNDKNSKKILTLYRDKKPLICLFTEKDSALRKKTIGKYTIGLKDRNQSDVSEELRIAINDCLSSSPSASMFRLEDVSKHSDIRVDEEDDKDCKRGREAAREMLSLLKNKHLTEIKESFLPCQGKLWHVWCQKNKEINRPQGNETEQEISKKQTEMNKIREEQNKSHVSEFIKFFINQINLHGANKMFFLTWLRILLDEFTTADLSALHHKYDEKWSTVLKLKENNDKYEKLKAEQTELERISEDLQADLSALHHKYDEKWSTVLKLKENNDQSEKDVQTELERISEELQAANFGVEHIMREIAQIYESCSSVKKKKTGVQFDFSSLPSLAAEMMISGFPLELMDGDAAHVPLIWVTAVLDQLIQKLGDQRVFVLSVLGIQSSGKSTMLNVMFGLQFAVTAGRCTRGAFMQLLRVSEEMKQQLKFDYILVVDTEGLRALELAGRSTRHHDNELATFVVGLGNLTLINIFGENPSEMQDILQIVVQAFLRMKQVNLKPSCMFVHQNVSDITAGEKNMEGRRRLQKTLDEMTKLAAKEEVCDEELFSDVIAFNVGNDVKYFAQLWEGSPPMAPPNPNYCENIQELKETIIAQASKSKGMMLTHLRERIQDLWKALLNERFVFSFRNSLEISVYRRLETEYSKWTWSLRSTMMEIENRLQNKIENETVDKIEERELQRELKSKIKELKKSMSEFFEKDTEADILIQWKSSFEIKITELQENIVKETKRKLNDILQQRHLKRKIDDQRRQHENTLLEKSKELALTLKDKANDEETLKIEFDLFWKEWVKKIKKIVIDTPSTTDIDILRDVKDLLSDIYQIAPVDTWKDISDIFTVQSYSDYVQLKKSSGFTGPVQNAVKAAQEKFGYSLSKNDETNIRTLITDVSNQIDKMILSFNISKLGYNNSYIQHLTDYIKAKITEYEESVKYVFKNEFFVYLVFSIFKRVKNKITDEHRLFRETNDPLLFLEKKRGEYYSIFQKYCQGATSAAIFGEIICQKLKEPVEQSVYKHTARDLADEIRSNCPSLNANRSNLEKHILKNLAEEENFEKFKNYILNPRDHIKSFIRDEVHQYIRNKFSVSVQPKMNQNIEDMKRKILSAADESTKHVQMNSGDVDLWLKFFTQKLSGDLIFSVNDFSGMKRDDVNDFKLLEDVIRKELPSIMSDINREFSTYTFSVKLDLNNRPDEILINHFCQCCWSQCPFCAAICTNTIENHDGDHSVPFHRVDGLKGWHYRGTENLCVHFCTTVVTLPGKRFNASGQYFPYTEYRTAGGDFAKWSITPDLSELPYWKWFILKFQKELETHYNKKFQGDGKIPDEWRKYTKQDAIESLNNAYK, from the coding sequence ATGTTAAACTACAGAGCAAGATACATTAAAACTAAAGAGACCAATGAACAGCATCATACACAACAAAGACACAATGACTTATCTGAAGATGAGGGGGATTTGTTTGATGAAATGCCTTTGTCTGATGAAGTAATAAGTACACCAGACAGCATTCACCTGATGGATGTTCAGATGGCTGTATTTCATTGTGCTGATAGTTTCCTAAAGCAGCTAATGGTCACAAAACTCTCACAGTGTCAGTTTGCACTTCCTCTGCTTGTTCCTCATCCATTCACACAACAGATTGAGTTTCCCCTCTGGACATTCAGACAAATCAACAAGAGCTGGAAGATGAAAAATACTGACAATGAGATTATCAGTAAAGTCGAGCCAGTGTACAAAGCAGAAACTCCTATGGTGTCATTCTTCAGATTTGGTTCTGTGTCTTCATCAAAGTCTCAGCTGATGAACAGTCTGATCAATGAGAAACACAACACGTTCTTCCACAGGAACTGTCGAGGCAGCAGCAAAACCAGAGTACTGATGGATGGAGTGGTGGAGATCGCCTGGTACTGCCCATCTGCAAAAGACACAGATAAATTCACTGACTGTGTTGCCTTCTGCAATCTTCATGGTGATGCAGGAGCCAATGAGAAACAAATGCAGATTCTTACTGATATGTCTTCAGTTAATGTTCTTCTTCTGTCACAGCTTAACAAGAATGACAAAAACTCAAAAAAAATTCTAACCTTGTACCGTGACAAGAAGCCACTCATCTGTCTTTTTACTGAAAAGGACTCTGCTTTACGTAAGAAGACGATAGGAAAATACACAATTGGTCTGAAAGACAGAAATCAGTCAGATGTATCTGAAGAACTCAGAATAGCTATAAATGATTGTCTCTCATCTTCACCATCCGCTTCCATGTTCAGACTTGAAGATGTGTCAAAACACTCAGATATTAGAGTAGATGAGGAAGATGATAAAGACTGCAAAAGAGGAAGAGAAGCAGCACGCGAGATGTTGAGTTTACTGAAAAATAAACATCTGACAGAAATCAAAGAATCATTTCTGCCCTGTCAGGGTAAACTGTGGCATGTGTGGTGtcagaaaaacaaagaaattaatcgACCACAAGGAAATGAGACAGAACAAGAAATAAGTAAAAAGCAAACAGAAATGAATAAAATTCGTGAAGAGCAAAATAAATCCCACGTGAGtgagtttataaagttttttattaatcaaaTAAACTTACATGGTGCAAATAAGATGTTTTTCCTCACATGGCTCAGAATCCTCCTGGATGAATTTACCACAGCTGATCTTTCTGCACTACATCACAAGTATGATGAAAAGTGGTCAACAGTCTTAAAACTGAAAGAGAACAATGATAAATATGAAAAGCTCAAAGCTGAACAAACAGAACTTGAGAGAATATCTGAAGATCTTCAAGCTGATCTTTCTGCACTACATCATAAGTATGATGAAAAGTGGTCAACAGTCTTAAAACTGAAAGAGAACAATGATCAATCTGAGAAAGATGTACAAACAGAACTTGAGAGGATATCTGAAGAACTTCAAGCAGCAAACTTTGGAGTGGAGCACATCATGAGAGAGATCGCTCAGATCTATGAATCATGTTCATCTGTGAAGAAGAAAAAGACAGGCGTGCAGTTTGACTTCTCTTCTCTCCCGAGTCTTGCAGCAGAGATGATGATCTCTGGGTTTCCACTGGAGCTGATGGATGGAGATGCTGCTCATGTTCCTCTGATCTGGGTTACTGCTGTTCTAGATCAACTCATCCAGAAACTGGGAGACCAGAGAGTCTTTGTGCTTTCAGTTTTAGGGATTCAGAGCTCTGGGAAATCTACCATGCTGAATGTCATGTTTGGACTTCAGTTTGCAGTCACTGCTGGCCGGTGCACAAGAGGAGCTTTCATGCAGCTACTCAGAGTGTCAGAGGAGATGAAACAACAGCTGAAGTTTGATTATATTCTGGTCGTTGATACTGAGGGTCTTCGTGCTCTAGAACTGGCTGGAAGATCGACAAGACATCATGACAATGAACTGGCCACATTTGTTGTTGGCCTTGGTAATCTGACATTGATAAATATCTTTGGAGAAAACCCCTCTGAGATGCAAGATATTCTTCAGATTGTTGTTCAGGCCTTTCTGAGGATGAAGCAGGTCAACCTGAAACCCAGCTGCATGTTTGTACATCAAAATGTTTCAGACATCACAGCTGGAGAGAAAAACATGGAGGGACGGAGACGACTGCAAAAGACACTGGATGAGATGACAAAACTCGCTGCTAAAGAAGAAGTCTGTGATGAAGAACTTTTTAGTGATGTCATTGCATTCAATGTAGGTAACGATGTGAAGTATTTTGCTCAGCTGTGGGAGGGAAGCCCACCCATGGCACCACCAAACCCAAACTACTGTGAGAATATTCAAGAACTGAAAGAAACTATCATTGCACAAGCCTCAAAATCAAAGGGAATGATGCTGACACATTTACGTGAGCGAATTCAAGACCTTTGGAAGGCTTTACTGAATGAACGATTTGTGTTCAGTTTCAGAAATTCTCTGGAGATTTCAGTTTACAGGAGACTGGAGACAGAATACAGCAAGTGGACCTGGAGTCTTCGCAGTACAATGATGGAAATTGAGAACAGGCTACAAAACAAAATAGAAAATGAAACAGTTGACAAAATTGAAGAAAGAGAACTTCAAAGAGAACTGAAGTCGAAAATTAAAGAGTTGAAAAAATCAATGTCAGAATTCTTTGAGAAGGACACAGAGGCTGATATACTGATTCAGTGGAAAtcttcatttgaaataaaaatcacaGAGCTTCAGGAGAACATTGTGAAAGAAACAAAGAGGAAATTAAATGACATTCTTCAGCAGCGACACCTGAAGAGAAAGATAGATGATCAGAGGAGACAACATGAAAACACTCTTTTAGAAAAGAGCAAAGAACTTGCTTTAACACTCAAAGATAAAGCAAATGATGAAGAAACTCTGAAAATAGAGTTTGATTTGTTCTGGAAAGAGTGGGTTAAGAAGATTAAGAAGATTGTCATAGATACTCCATCAACCACAGACATTGACATACTGAGGGATGTGAAAGATCTTCTCAGTGACATCTATCAAATTGCTCCTGTAGACACCTGGAAGGACATCAGTGATATTTTCACTGTGCAGAGTTATTCAGATTATGTACAGTTAAAGAAATCCAGTGGATTTACAGGACCTGTTCAAAATGCAGTCAAAGCAGCTCAAGAGAAGTTTGGTTACAGTCTATCTAAAAATGATGAGACCAATATAAGAACCTTGATCACAGATGTTTCAAATCAGATAGACAAGATGATCTTGTCATTCAATATTTCAAAGTTGGGCTACAACAACAGCTACATTCAACACCTCACAGACTACATCAAGGCAAAAATAACAGAATATGAAGAGTCCgtgaaatatgtttttaagaatgagttctttgtgtatttggtattttCTATATTTAAGAGAGTAAAGAACAAAATAACTGACGAACACAGATTGTTCAGAGAAACCAATGATCCTCTTCTCTTTTTGGAGAAGAAAAGAGGagaatactatagtattttcCAGAAATACTGTCAAGGAGCAACATCAGCTGCTATTTTTGGTGAGATCATCTGTCAGAAACTGAAAGAACCCGTTGAACAGAGTGTCTACAAACACACTGCCAGAGATTTAGCAGATGAAATAAGATCAAACTGTCCATCACTAAATGCAAACAGATCAAATCTGGAGAAACACATCCTAAAGAATCTGGCAGAAGAGGAGAACTTTGAGAAATtcaaaaactacattcttaatCCCAGAGATCACATCAAGAGTTTCATCAGAGATGAAGTCCATCAGTACATCAGAAATAAGTTTAGTGTAAGTGTTCAGCCCAAAATGAATCAAAACATTGAAGACATGAAGAGGAAGATCTTATCAGCAGCAGATGAATCTACTAAACATGTTCAAATGAACAGTGGAGATGTGGATTTGTGGTTGAAGTTTTTCACACAGAAACTCTCAGGTGATCTAATATTCTCTGTAAATGACTTTAGTGGAATGAAACGTGATGATGTTAATGATTTCAAACTTCTAGAAGATGTGATAAGAAAAGAACTTCCATCTATAATGTCTGACATTAACAGAGAGTTCAGCACATATACATTTAGTGTTAAACTGGATCTCAACAACAGACCTGATGAAATTCTGATTAATCACTTTTGTCAGTGCTGTTGGAGTCAGTGTCCGTTCTGTGCAGCCATCTGTACCAACACAATTGAAAACCATGATGGTGATCACAGTGTTCCCTTCCATAGAGTGGATGGACTCAAAGGATGGCATTACCGTGGAACAGAGAATCTCTGTGTTCATTTTTGCACAACTGTAGTTACATTACCTGGTAAAAGATTCAATGCATCAGGTCAGTACTTTCCATACACAGAATACAGAACAGCAGGAGGAGATTTTGCAAAGTGGAGCATCACTCCTGACCTCTCTGAGCTGCCCTACTGGAAGTGGTTTATTCTCAAATTCCAGAAAGAGCTGGAAActcattataataaaaaattccAGGGGGATGGAAAGATTCCAGATGAATGGAGAAAATACACCAAACAGGATGCTATTGAGAGTTTGAATAATGCCTATAAATGA